One part of the Olleya sp. YS genome encodes these proteins:
- a CDS encoding peptidylprolyl isomerase produces the protein MKLIIIALMVSLSSTSCQDKYPDLEDGLYAEIVTNYGTMVAKLYYDKVPVTVANFVGLAEGTHPKLADTLKGKPFYNGVIFHRVMDKFMIQGGDPTGTGMGSAGFKFYSEFDPSLSHNKAGILSMANSGGVNTNGSQFFITEVPRTNLDAFLADGSLKNCNAPRTSCHPVFGELVLGLDVQDTISNVPVAGPRGTTPVDDVVMQQVNIIRKGKDAKAFDAAKVFTEQEPLLPKKLEDLKAEMQEKMKAQAKEAADKFIKDNIDKKGEVKEFSTGLVMILDAKPNGVTPKASDRVLIDCTGYLENGTFFWTTKAEDAKKANQYNEDADKQGAYKPFGMPYNESATLVPGFREAMLNMDIGDKARIFVPSYLGYGASGNGPIPPNANIIFDLELVGLEKK, from the coding sequence ATGAAATTAATAATTATTGCACTTATGGTAAGCCTTTCAAGCACGTCTTGCCAAGATAAATACCCAGATTTAGAAGACGGATTATATGCCGAAATTGTAACCAATTACGGAACTATGGTTGCCAAATTGTATTACGATAAAGTACCAGTAACCGTTGCCAATTTTGTTGGTTTAGCCGAAGGAACACACCCAAAGTTAGCAGACACCTTAAAAGGAAAACCATTTTATAATGGAGTAATTTTTCATCGAGTAATGGACAAATTTATGATCCAAGGTGGTGACCCAACTGGAACAGGTATGGGTAGTGCAGGTTTTAAGTTTTATAGCGAGTTTGACCCATCATTAAGTCACAATAAAGCAGGAATTTTATCTATGGCTAATTCAGGTGGTGTTAACACTAATGGAAGTCAGTTTTTTATAACCGAAGTCCCAAGAACAAATCTAGATGCCTTTTTAGCAGATGGTAGTTTAAAAAATTGTAATGCACCAAGAACTAGTTGTCACCCAGTATTTGGAGAATTGGTATTAGGATTAGATGTACAAGACACCATTTCTAATGTGCCTGTTGCTGGACCAAGAGGGACGACACCTGTAGACGATGTTGTGATGCAACAAGTTAATATTATCCGTAAAGGAAAAGACGCTAAAGCATTTGATGCAGCAAAAGTATTTACAGAGCAAGAACCGTTACTACCAAAAAAATTAGAAGATCTAAAAGCAGAAATGCAAGAAAAAATGAAAGCTCAAGCTAAAGAAGCAGCTGATAAGTTTATTAAAGACAATATTGATAAAAAAGGGGAAGTAAAAGAGTTTTCAACTGGATTAGTAATGATTTTAGATGCTAAACCAAATGGTGTTACACCAAAAGCATCAGACAGAGTGTTAATAGATTGTACTGGTTATTTAGAAAACGGAACATTTTTCTGGACAACAAAAGCAGAAGATGCTAAAAAAGCAAACCAATACAATGAAGATGCAGACAAGCAAGGTGCTTATAAACCGTTTGGTATGCCTTATAACGAATCTGCTACTTTAGTACCAGGATTTAGAGAAGCGATGTTAAATATGGATATTGGTGACAAAGCCAGAATATTTGTACCAAGTTATTTAGGTTATGGTGCATCTGGTAATGGACCAATTCCACCAAACGCTAATATCATTTTTGATTTAGAATTGGTTGGATTGGAGAAAAAATAG
- a CDS encoding nucleoside-diphosphate kinase: protein MATNRTFTMLKPDSVEKGHIGAILEKINASGFRIVAMKLTHMTKQDAEAFYAIHNERPFFGELVEYMTRGPIVAAILEKENAVEDFRTLIGATNPADAAEGTIRKLYAASIGENAVHGSDSDENAAIEGAFHFSGREMF from the coding sequence ATGGCAACTAACAGAACATTTACAATGCTTAAGCCTGACTCTGTTGAAAAAGGGCATATTGGCGCAATCTTAGAAAAAATTAACGCTTCAGGTTTTAGAATCGTTGCAATGAAATTAACACACATGACTAAGCAAGATGCTGAAGCATTTTACGCGATACATAACGAAAGACCATTTTTTGGTGAGTTGGTAGAGTATATGACACGTGGTCCTATTGTTGCAGCAATTTTAGAAAAAGAAAACGCAGTTGAGGATTTTAGAACCCTAATTGGTGCAACTAATCCTGCAGATGCAGCAGAAGGGACTATCCGTAAATTATATGCAGCTTCTATAGGAGAAAATGCAGTACACGGAAGTGATAGCGATGAGAATGCAGCTATTGAAGGTGCTTTCCATTTTTCTGGACGCGAGATGTTTTAA
- a CDS encoding cold shock domain-containing protein: protein MSKGTVKFFNDSKGFGFITEEGVDKDHFVHISGLIDEVREGDEVEFDLQEGKKGLNAVNVKVI, encoded by the coding sequence ATGAGTAAAGGCACAGTAAAATTCTTCAATGACTCTAAAGGTTTTGGTTTCATAACAGAAGAAGGTGTAGACAAAGACCATTTTGTACACATTTCAGGATTAATCGACGAAGTCCGTGAGGGTGACGAAGTAGAATTCGACTTACAAGAAGGTAAAAAAGGATTAAACGCAGTTAACGTTAAAGTAATTTAA
- the gldI gene encoding gliding motility-associated peptidyl-prolyl isomerase GldI, with protein MKHNLIILIILLTTVFGCKTPEARKPVSVNSGSFINESVERNKALNQKETEVIEAIMAKQPEKNYQTSGNGFWYYYNTKVEDSTATPEFGDLVTFDYNVKDLKGNTIYTKEELQTQHYAMDQQELFSGLREGLKLMQAGETATFIFPSQKAYGYYGDENKIGTNIPIICEVSVHSITQKE; from the coding sequence ATGAAGCATAACCTAATTATATTAATAATATTATTAACCACAGTTTTTGGTTGTAAAACACCTGAAGCCCGTAAACCTGTTTCTGTAAATTCTGGGTCTTTTATAAATGAATCTGTTGAACGCAACAAAGCATTAAACCAAAAAGAAACAGAGGTTATTGAAGCTATTATGGCTAAGCAACCAGAAAAAAATTATCAAACCTCAGGTAACGGTTTTTGGTATTATTATAATACTAAAGTTGAAGATAGTACAGCTACACCAGAGTTTGGTGACCTAGTAACGTTTGATTATAACGTCAAAGACCTTAAAGGAAACACTATTTACACTAAAGAAGAACTTCAAACACAACACTATGCAATGGACCAACAAGAGTTGTTTAGTGGACTTCGTGAAGGCTTAAAATTAATGCAAGCTGGCGAAACTGCTACATTTATTTTTCCATCTCAAAAAGCTTATGGTTATTATGGTGATGAAAATAAAATAGGAACCAACATTCCAATAATTTGTGAAGTTTCTGTACATTCGATAACCCAAAAAGAATAG
- a CDS encoding cold-shock protein, with the protein MAQGTVKFFNDSKGFGFITEEGSDKDHFVHISGLIDEVREGDTVEFDLQEGRKGMNAVNVKVV; encoded by the coding sequence ATGGCTCAAGGCACAGTAAAATTTTTCAATGATTCAAAAGGATTCGGTTTTATAACTGAAGAAGGATCAGACAAAGACCATTTCGTACACATCTCTGGACTTATCGACGAAGTTCGTGAAGGAGATACTGTAGAATTCGACTTACAAGAAGGAAGAAAAGGTATGAACGCAGTAAATGTAAAAGTAGTATAA
- a CDS encoding tetratricopeptide repeat protein — MATYKKRGYKPKTKVEKEIEVEENSATAEVFNTLDESANKAEEFVEKNQKNIFIVIGVVAGLALAYLGYQQFIAKPKQSEAMNEMYQAQKFFNEAVTASSGQDSLYNLALSGGEGKLGMTDIADQYSGTQAGNLANYYAGMAYLNIKNYEQAIAYLDKFKSDDEALAPMAKGAIGDAFIQLNQAEDALKYYTEAANLRQNDFTAPTYLFKAGVTALNLGQASKALDLFNKIKDNYPKSPEATQVEVFIGKAQAMSN; from the coding sequence ATGGCGACTTACAAGAAAAGAGGATACAAACCAAAAACAAAAGTAGAAAAGGAAATTGAAGTAGAAGAAAACTCGGCAACAGCAGAAGTTTTTAATACCTTAGATGAATCTGCTAACAAAGCAGAAGAGTTTGTAGAAAAAAATCAGAAAAATATTTTTATAGTTATTGGTGTCGTAGCTGGATTAGCTTTAGCATATTTAGGATACCAGCAATTTATAGCTAAGCCTAAACAAAGTGAAGCTATGAATGAGATGTACCAAGCTCAAAAGTTTTTTAACGAAGCAGTTACTGCTTCATCTGGTCAAGACTCTCTATACAATTTAGCCTTATCTGGAGGAGAAGGTAAATTAGGGATGACAGATATTGCTGATCAGTATAGTGGGACTCAAGCTGGAAACCTTGCTAATTATTATGCAGGAATGGCTTACTTAAACATTAAAAATTACGAGCAAGCTATTGCTTATTTAGATAAATTTAAAAGTGATGACGAAGCTTTAGCACCTATGGCTAAAGGCGCAATTGGCGACGCATTTATACAATTAAATCAAGCTGAAGATGCTTTAAAGTATTACACAGAAGCTGCTAACTTACGTCAAAACGACTTTACAGCACCAACCTACTTATTTAAAGCTGGTGTTACTGCTTTAAATTTAGGTCAAGCATCAAAAGCATTAGACTTATTTAATAAAATAAAAGATAACTATCCAAAATCACCAGAAGCTACTCAAGTTGAAGTGTTTATTGGAAAAGCACAAGCAATGTCAAACTAG
- a CDS encoding VOC family protein, which produces MKLGAFSISLAVKDLNTSKAFYEKLGFSVFAGQPEKNYLIMKNGNSLVGLFQGMFDNNILTFNPGWDESANKLEDFDDVRSIQKHLKQYNVPFITEADENTTGPASFVVLDPDGNAILIDQHV; this is translated from the coding sequence ATGAAATTAGGAGCCTTCTCAATAAGCCTTGCAGTTAAAGATTTAAATACCTCTAAAGCTTTTTACGAAAAATTAGGGTTTAGCGTATTTGCTGGACAACCAGAAAAAAATTATCTAATTATGAAAAATGGGAATTCCCTAGTAGGATTATTTCAAGGGATGTTTGACAATAATATTTTAACTTTTAATCCTGGTTGGGATGAAAGTGCTAATAAATTAGAAGATTTTGATGATGTTAGAAGCATCCAAAAACATTTAAAGCAATACAACGTCCCTTTTATAACAGAAGCTGATGAGAACACCACTGGTCCTGCTAGTTTTGTGGTTTTGGATCCAGATGGAAATGCTATTTTAATAGATCAGCATGTATAA
- the recF gene encoding DNA replication and repair protein RecF (All proteins in this family for which functions are known are DNA-binding proteins that assist the filamentation of RecA onto DNA for the initiation of recombination or recombinational repair.), with protein MILKSLSLLNYKNFDSKTFSFNETINCLVGNNGVGKTNVLDAIYHLSFGKSYFNPVAKQNIKYDQDFFVINGEYDKDQKTENIVVSLKKGQKKIIKRNSKVYDKFSDHIGFLPLVIISPADRDLITEGSDTRRKFIDGVISQSDKSYLSSLINYNKILSQRNSLLKYFAVNHTYNKDTIDVYNQQLQQYGSEIFEKRKSFLDNFIPLFKARYKAISNNNEDVSLNYKSDLFEDDLVTLLNQSINKDKALQYTSVGIHKDDLEFNIGDYPIKKFGSQGQQKSFLIALKLAQFDSIKAISGDNPILLLDDIFDKLDETRVAQIIKLVNDENFGQIFISDTHAERTENAVKQVHQSYEIFKL; from the coding sequence ATGATTTTAAAGTCTTTATCGCTTTTAAACTATAAAAATTTTGACTCCAAAACCTTCTCGTTTAACGAGACTATAAATTGTTTGGTAGGCAATAATGGTGTAGGAAAAACTAATGTGCTGGATGCAATTTATCATTTATCCTTTGGTAAAAGCTATTTTAATCCAGTAGCCAAACAAAACATCAAATACGACCAAGATTTTTTTGTAATCAATGGTGAGTATGACAAAGACCAAAAGACAGAAAACATAGTAGTTAGCTTAAAAAAAGGACAGAAAAAAATTATCAAGCGTAATAGTAAAGTTTATGATAAATTTAGTGACCACATTGGCTTTTTACCGTTGGTAATTATTAGTCCAGCAGATAGAGATTTAATTACAGAAGGTAGTGATACTAGACGTAAATTTATAGATGGTGTGATCAGCCAAAGTGATAAAAGCTACTTAAGCAGTTTGATTAACTACAACAAAATCCTGTCTCAACGCAACTCGTTGCTAAAATATTTTGCGGTAAATCACACCTATAATAAAGATACTATTGATGTTTACAATCAGCAATTACAACAATACGGATCAGAGATTTTTGAAAAACGAAAATCATTTTTAGACAATTTCATCCCTTTATTTAAAGCACGCTACAAAGCAATAAGTAATAATAATGAAGACGTGTCCTTAAATTATAAAAGCGATTTATTTGAAGATGATTTAGTCACACTTCTAAATCAATCTATTAATAAAGACAAGGCACTTCAATACACAAGTGTTGGGATACATAAAGACGATTTAGAGTTTAATATTGGTGATTATCCTATTAAAAAATTTGGAAGTCAAGGACAGCAAAAATCGTTTTTAATTGCCTTAAAACTGGCTCAATTTGATAGTATTAAAGCTATTAGTGGAGATAATCCCATTTTACTTTTAGATGATATTTTTGATAAGTTAGACGAAACACGTGTGGCACAAATTATAAAATTGGTGAATGATGAAAATTTTGGACAAATTTTTATTAGTGATACACATGCAGAACGCACTGAAAATGCAGTAAAACAAGTGCATCAATCTTATGAAATATTTAAACTGTAG
- a CDS encoding lipocalin family protein produces MKKLYYILLILIVSCTKNPKDFKQHITGYWEIKEVTLNDGTKKQYNFNNTIDYIEINDTTGFRKKMKPNLDGTFQTSNNLERFTVKVENDSLNLYYKTPFSNWKETILHANNNQLQVINKNKDLYLYQRYTPITLD; encoded by the coding sequence ATGAAAAAACTATACTACATACTACTCATCTTAATAGTAAGTTGTACTAAAAATCCAAAAGATTTTAAACAACACATTACTGGATATTGGGAAATTAAAGAAGTGACACTAAATGATGGCACTAAAAAACAATACAATTTTAACAATACTATTGATTATATTGAAATTAATGACACTACAGGATTTAGAAAAAAGATGAAACCTAACTTAGATGGAACATTTCAAACCTCAAATAATTTAGAACGCTTTACTGTAAAAGTTGAGAATGACAGTTTAAACTTATATTACAAAACACCTTTTTCTAATTGGAAAGAAACCATTTTACATGCTAATAACAATCAATTACAAGTTATAAATAAGAATAAAGACTTATATTTATATCAACGCTACACACCTATTACCTTAGACTAA
- a CDS encoding bifunctional oligoribonuclease/PAP phosphatase NrnA, with protein sequence MKTQEISELKTLLNSPKKIVIVSHKNPDGDAIGSSLALFHYLTKTNHLATVIVPNDYPDFLKWIPGQDLILKYESQQEDCNQKLEEADLIFALDFNAFHRTGNMETVLTNNTALKIMIDHHQQPDGFAKYTYSDVSMSSTCEMVYNFIDYLDGLKIIDSNIATAIYVGIMTDTGSFRFRSTTSATHRIIASLIDKGADNTMIHNQVYDTNSYNRLQLLGCALSNLKVVPDSRAAYITLSQQELQQFDYKKGDTEGFVNYALSLNNVVLAAIFIEDLQQGIIKISLRSKGDFSVNEMSRAHFEGGGHTNAAGGKSDTTLDKTVEKFISILPQYNIALHEA encoded by the coding sequence ATGAAAACACAAGAAATTTCAGAATTAAAAACACTGCTAAATTCGCCTAAAAAAATTGTAATAGTTAGCCATAAAAATCCAGATGGAGATGCTATTGGCTCTAGTTTAGCGTTGTTTCATTACCTAACAAAAACTAACCATTTAGCTACTGTTATTGTACCAAATGACTATCCAGATTTTCTAAAATGGATACCAGGTCAGGATTTAATTTTAAAATATGAATCTCAGCAGGAAGATTGCAATCAAAAATTAGAGGAAGCAGATCTTATTTTTGCTTTAGACTTTAATGCGTTTCATAGAACAGGAAACATGGAAACTGTTTTAACTAACAATACAGCATTGAAAATAATGATTGATCACCATCAACAACCTGATGGATTTGCCAAATACACTTATAGTGATGTTAGTATGAGCTCTACCTGTGAGATGGTTTATAATTTTATTGACTATTTAGATGGTTTAAAAATCATCGATAGCAATATTGCAACTGCCATTTACGTTGGTATCATGACAGATACTGGATCTTTTAGATTTAGATCAACCACAAGTGCAACCCATAGGATAATTGCTAGTTTAATAGATAAAGGTGCAGATAATACCATGATACATAATCAAGTGTACGACACCAATAGCTACAACCGATTGCAACTATTAGGTTGTGCGCTAAGTAATCTAAAAGTTGTACCAGATTCTAGAGCTGCATATATCACTTTATCGCAACAAGAGTTACAGCAGTTTGATTATAAAAAAGGAGATACAGAAGGATTTGTAAATTACGCCTTATCATTAAACAACGTCGTTTTGGCAGCTATTTTTATTGAAGATTTGCAGCAAGGCATTATTAAAATTTCATTACGATCTAAAGGTGATTTTTCTGTAAATGAAATGTCAAGAGCGCACTTTGAAGGAGGAGGACACACCAATGCTGCAGGAGGAAAAAGTGACACGACTTTAGATAAAACCGTTGAAAAATTTATTAGTATATTACCACAATACAACATTGCATTACATGAAGCATAA
- a CDS encoding DUF721 domain-containing protein, whose translation MPKRNNTILNISDALKDFVTENNLEKGLDKVNVREAWAKLMGNGINNYTTAIELKRDTLYIQLSSSALREELSYGNQKIIALLNEELGKEIIKKLVLR comes from the coding sequence ATGCCAAAACGCAATAACACCATATTAAATATTTCTGATGCTTTAAAAGATTTTGTAACCGAAAACAATTTAGAGAAAGGATTAGACAAAGTCAATGTTAGAGAGGCTTGGGCTAAACTTATGGGAAATGGTATAAACAATTATACCACAGCAATAGAATTAAAACGAGATACGCTTTACATACAACTTAGCTCTAGCGCTTTAAGAGAAGAGTTAAGTTATGGTAACCAAAAAATAATAGCCTTATTAAACGAAGAGTTGGGTAAAGAGATTATTAAAAAACTGGTTTTAAGGTAA